One window from the genome of Oryza glaberrima chromosome 3, OglaRS2, whole genome shotgun sequence encodes:
- the LOC127767970 gene encoding uncharacterized protein LOC127767970 → MGESRGSIAFFASYRPPVALDIFCCPAPPSSPKDELHLTDGDSYNYNCQPIPPAALKTVVERLGVSRGDAVEGDIDSGRITGLVFVSEREHNLETLHIALRFNDDGEVQVFSLADAYGGDGLFSGARMEDSGCIAGGYEVDGRTVDHYLVYVSTKEPVRERRSPWNVAYKTNLRTGETERLTPPGTFDISPSVSPSGKKVAVASYQGKKWDGEIKNLNTNIYVMSLENPSQDRERVIENGGWPSWGSEDVIFFHRKDGDGENSCWGVFRHTLSTGETVRVTPAAFDAVTPAAIDETRVAVAAIRQKSEFSDVRVEAQYRHIEVFDMRSPEQPMQITRNTRPKADHFNPFVMDGGKFIGYHRCKSELLQHGDDLPRKFHKLQSPHEDVGVFRVSGVFPTFSKDGSQLAFVDNEFKSVWLADSQGMRVVFKTDGPDSVFSPLWNSKKDILYVCMGPSFKASETLEIHSIHNVSTGDRKSRQLTFGGFNNAFPSTNPDGTKFVFRSTRDGGAKYSKNLYIMEDADAGEGEDGSQSTVTRMTAGEWTDTHCQWSPNGKWIVFSSNRDRPADAPERDHGLDPGYFAVYLMDVASRSVVRVIRSGYDVAGHVNHPVFSPDGRSIAVTSDLAAVTADPMSLPLFLHSVRPYGDIFTVDIDPDDMARNEDVEGFVRVTHSRYENSTPAWTVFSTHDPHAQWNLLVVEDEHVPSCPYAHPDGGESWHMTGQICIPKRHC, encoded by the exons ATGGGTGAGAGCAGAGGCAGCATTGCCTTCTTCGCGAGCTACAGGCCACCGGTGGCTCTGGACATATTCTGCTGCCCAGCTCCACCGTCTAGCCCGAAGGACGAGCTGCACCTGACGGACGGCGACTCCTACAACTACAACTGCCAGCCCATCCCACCGGCGGCGCTCAAGACGGTCGTGGAGCGCCTCGGCGTGTCCCGCGGCGACGCCGTCGAGGGCGACATCGATTCCGGCCGCATCACCGGCCTCGTCTTCGTCTCCGAGAGGGAGCACAACCTCGAGACGCTCCACATCGCCCTGCGCttcaacgacgacggcgaggtccaGGTCTTCTCCCTGGCCGACGCCTATGGCGGCGACGGCCTGTTCAGCGGCGCCCGCATGGAGGACAGCGGCTGCATTGCCGGCGGCTACGAGGTGGATGGCCGCACGGTTGACCATTACCTCGTGTATGTGTCCACCAAGGAGCCGGTGCGAGAACGTCGCAGCCCGTGGAACGTCGCTTACAAGACCAATCTTAGAACCGGCGAGACTGAACGCCTCACACCACCAG GAACATTTGATATAAGCCCATCTGTGTCACCATCCGGGAAGAAAGTAGCGGTGGCTTCGTACCAAGGGAAGAAATGGGACGGCGAGATCAAGAATCTCAACACCAACATCTACGTGATGAGCTTGGAGAACCCGTCTCAGGATCGCGAGCGGGTGATCGAGAACGGCGGCTGGCCGTCGTGGGGCAGCGAGGACGTGATCTTCTTCCACAGGAAGGACGGCGACGGGGAGAACAGCTGCTGGGGCGTGTTCCGGCACACCCTGAGCACCGGCGAGACCGTCCGGGTGACGCCGGCGGCGTTCGACGCGGTGACTCCGGCGGCCATCGACGAGACcagggtggcggtggcggccatccGCCAAAAGTCCGAGTTCAGTGACGTCCGCGTCGAGGCACAGTACCGGCACATCGAGGTGTTCGACATGAGATCGCCGGAGCAGCCGATGCAGATCACCCGGAACACCAGGCCAAAGGCCGACCATTTCAACCCCTTCGTGATGGACGGTGGCAAGTTCATTGGTTACCACCGTTGCAAAAGCGAGCTCCTCCAG CACGGCGATGATCTCCCGAGAAAATTTCACAAGCTGCAATCCCCACACGAAGATGTCGGTGTGTTCAGGGTGTCCGGTGTGTTCCCAACATTTTCCAAAGATGGTTCTCAGCTTGCCTTCGTTGACAACGAGTTCAAATCCGTGTGGCTGGCCGATAGCCAAGGGATGCGTGTCGTCTTCAAG ACTGATGGCCCAGACAGCGTCTTCTCACCGCTGTGGAATTCCAAGAAGGATATACTCTATGTGTGCATGGGACCTTCTTTCAAAGCCAGTGAAACGTTGGAGATCCATTCCATACACAATGTATCCACTGGTGACCGGAAGTCGCGGCAGCTCACGTTCGGAGGATTCAACAACGCCTTCCCTTCCACCAATCCAGACG GAACGAAATTTGTTTTCCGGTCGACAAGAGATGGAGGGGCAAAGTACAGCAAGAACCTGTACATAAtggaggacgccgacgccggagaAGGCGAGGATGGCAGCCAGTCGACGGTGACGCGGATGACCGCCGGCGAGTGGACGGACACGCACTGCCAGTGGTCTCCGAACGGGAAGTGGATCGTGTTCTCGTCGAACCGGGACAGGCCGGCGGACGCGCCGGAGCGCGACCACGGCCTCGACCCGGGCTACTTCGCCGTCTACCTGATGGACGTGGCGTCCCGGTCGGTGGTGAGGGTGATCAGGAGCGGGTACGACGTCGCCGGGCACGTGAACCACCCGGTGTTCAGCCCGGACGGGCGGAGCATCGCGGTGACGTCCGACCTCGCCGCGGTGACCGCCGACCCGATGTCGCTGCCGCTCTTCCTGCACTCCGTCAGGCCCTACGGCGACATCTTCACCGTGGACATCGACCCGGACGACATGGCGAGGAACGAGGACGTGGAGGGGTTCGTCCGCGTCACGCACAGCCGGTACGAGAACTCCACGCCGGCGTGGACCGTGTTCTCCACGCACGACCCGCACGCGCAGTGGAACCTCCTCGTCGTGGAGGACGAGCACGTCCCGTCGTGCCCGTACGCGCATCCGGACGGAGGCGAGAGTTGGCACATGACCGGCCAGATTTGCATCCCCAAAAGGCACTGTTAA
- the LOC127765870 gene encoding nifU-like protein 1, chloroplastic yields MEASLTVAGAGAAALSLRPQIRLRITQATPLMPPRRLQSGPSKIQTSGARAHLAAAPASTPPAAGGGLYSAETYELTAENVDRVLDDVRPYLIADGGDVTVASVEDGVISLKLEGACGSCPSSTTTMKMGIERVLKEKFGDAVKDIRQVFDDDQQPAETTPQAVNGHLDILRPAIANYGGSVEVVAVDGEDCLVRYEGPESIGSGIKAAIKEKFPDITNVVFLQ; encoded by the exons ATGGAGGCGTCactcaccgtcgccggcgccggcgcggccgcctTGTCTCTGCGGCCGCAAATCCGCCTTCGAATCACCCAAGCGACCCCTCTGATGCCCCCTCGGCGGCTCCAATCCGGACCCTCCAAGATCCAGACCTCCGGCGCCCGGGCCCACCTTGCGGCGGCCCCCGCGTCcacgccaccggcggcgggaggcggcctGTACTCGGCGGAGACCTACGAGCTGACGGCGGAGAACGTCGACCGCGTCCTGGACGACGTGCGCCCCTACCtcatcgccgacggcggcgacgtcacCGTCGCGTCCGTCGAGGACGGCGTCATCTCCCTCAAGCTCGAAG GAGCGTGCGGCAGCTGCCccagctcgacgacgacgatgaagaTGGGCATCGAGCGCGTGCTCAAGGAGAAGTTCGGCGACGCCGTAAAAGATAtccgccaggtgttcgacgacGATCAGCAGCCGGCGGAGACAACGCCCCAG GCGGTGAACGGCCACCTGGACATACTGCGGCCGGCGATCGCCAACTACGGCGGGAGCGTGGAggtggtcgccgtcgacggcgaggactGCCTGGTGAGGTACGAAGGCCCCGAGTCCATCGGGAGCGGGATCAAGGCGGCCATCAAGGAGAAGTTCCCGGACATCACCAATGTGGTGTTCTTGCAGTGA